A region from the Dysidea avara chromosome 15, odDysAvar1.4, whole genome shotgun sequence genome encodes:
- the LOC136245453 gene encoding uncharacterized protein encodes MVSKSRKRRQQQQRKYVEKQKETCNKVDQFEQQEDDTVESTMTWDQRKHEVNEKRRSKYWSSPSQRRAKSRYYCSAKSPIKERMRLAYHTNKPTISKQRREKYSQNPSPTRKRMRESYHSNPSPKRHKMRSSYSSKPSPVRQKIRKSYSSNPSPVRQRIRKSYSSNPSPVRQRIRTSYSFNPSPVRQRIRKSYSCNPSPVKQRMRKSYSCNPSPVKQRMRKSYSCNPSPVKQRIRKSYALHHSHIKQRMRKSYALDPSPVRQRMRTNYAVDPSPVRKRMRNAYRRNPSPKRHQVLSAYKCYPKPWIKRILAKYHLNPLAVKHRALSSYYANIDRSRRIRHEKYAENPLPAKKRAAQRYERLHSELLHKAAEKRCASLSALGVCKKYNRIFKRKGNHHGTASEYVERLVRTMGIRNRAANMIKVQLLVKSGMQQLSFFKHQFIKSFNKLKNNLEASLCKKSDEVLMDSTSLLGINLHTSNTEAFFPQATYNQEAVNEDGSLKCEEFPGYTIKCSIAGKDVSTWECCYDPPWCKLDKTEVIEDRLQSIYHNIIECAPDTARRYIQQIDDCTNQLAKEELLQGHPLHCYIASPPCHSPLLYLRMLAPHFPDIRRVVQMLYEVRRHDRKIAEIEHALKRGDLEKISEIAEIAKTSRLRQFDVDHNPLSETQIYEEHKAAYEKFSERCLDVANYPCISCDKLCYRRECSHLNSLRILPNSCEWQALLEYNENRREYNDGLPKGYICKYCLNYFRQAKFPPRCILNGLQFGDIPEEISILNAYEKILIQRAKCFQTVTRMGTVAKRQMPASHKIQKVTGATFHLPLPIEETLKRLPEPQQALPNHGELFILMRSIPSKSNVIWQDLVDVNKVYNALLKLKEINPLYALIQLPGTAEELEIGSLIDAGSYGELLATSGQAMVEEIAEHEEQSYYEQYTINPLHAPRENKKATALYQMLKINEAPLDSRMKNLDMLCFPDLYPHGIGGQRCQREVPLSAAEYVKCILQSRDPCFRLNQQLIFYLNNQATLRQIASGIYHKLKVIRPSERLTASRCLEMLLSEEIEGSLTTIFARVRNTESFWTRYRNDLNCMSLHYGPPTWFITLNPGEWLWDDLRAYLISINSSFSTMSISEMIVTDPVSATRFIDNKYKAIYDFILSDSQPLGPVCALGAKREYQGRGLQHSHAEVWVEGAPIIGESTDEEICEQVCHVSDP; translated from the coding sequence AACCCTTCTCCTACACGGAAAAGGATGCGTGAAAGTTATCATTCTAACCCTTCACCAAAAAGACATAAAATGCGCAGTAGTTACTCTTCTAAGCCTTCACCAGTTAGGCAAAAGATCCGTAAAAGCTATTCCTCTAATCCTTCACCAGTGAGGCAAAGGATCCGTAAAAGCTATTCCTCTAATCCTTCACCAGTGAGGCAAAGGATCCGTACAAGCTATTCCTTTAATCCTTCACCGGTGAGGCAAAGGATCCGTAAAAGCTATTCCTGTAATCCTTCACCAGTAAAGCAAAGGATGCGTAAAAGCTATTCCTGTAATCCTTCACCAGTAAAGCAAAGGATGCGTAAAAGCTATTCCTGTAATCCTTCACCAGTAAAGCAACGGATACGTAAAAGCTATGCTTTACATCATTCACATATAAAGCAAAGGATGCGCAAAAGCTATGCTTTAGATCCTTCACCAGTGAGACAAAGAATGCGTACAAATTATGCTGTAGATCCCTCACCAGTGAGGAAAAGGATGCGTAATGCCTATAGACGTAATCCCTCTCCTAAACGACATCAAGTGCTCAGTGCATATAAATGCTATCCAAAGCCATGGATCAAACGGATTTTGGCCAAATACCATCTAAATCCATTAGCTGTTAAACATCGTGCTTTATCGTCATATTATGCAAATATCGATCGTAGTCGACGCATCAGGCATGAGAAGTATGCTGAAAATCCACTTCCTGCTAAGAAAAGAGCAGCACAACGATATGAAAGACTACACAGTGAACTATTGCACAAAGCAGCTGAGAAACGATGTGCCTCTTTAAGTGCGTTGGGTGTGTGCAAAAAGTATAACCGTATTTTCAAGCGTAAAGGCAATCATCACGGTACTGCCTCAGAGTATGTGGAAAGACTAGTTCGAACAATGGGAATAAGGAACAGGGCAGCAAACATGATTAAGGTGCAATTGTTAGTTAAGTCTGGTATGCAGCAGCTTAGCTTCTTTAAACATCAATTCATAAAATCTTTTAATAAACTGAAGAACAATTTAGAGGCTTCTCTTTGCAAGAAATCTGATGAAGTCCTTATGGACTCTACATCACTCCTTGGTATCAATTTGCACACAAGTAACACCGAAGCATTTTTCCCTCAGGCCACATACAACCAGGAAGCAGTTAATGAAGATGGCAGCTTAAAGTGTGAGGAATTTCCAGGGTATACAATCAAGTGCAGCATTGCTGGGAAGGATGTTTCAACATGGGAATGCTGTTATGACCCACCATGGTGCAAGTTGGACAAAACCGAAGTAATTGAAGATAGACTTCAGAGCATATATCATAATATCATTGAATGTGCACCTGATACTGCTCGCAGGTACATCCAGCAGATAGATGATTGCACCAATCAGTTAGCAAAAGAGGAGCTGCTTCAAGGCCATCCATTGCATTGCTATATAGCATCTCCACCTTGTCATTCTCCTCTGTTGTATTTACGTATGCTAGCTCCTCATTTTCCAGACATACGGCGTGTGGTGCAAATGTTGTATGAAGTACGTAGACATGACAGAAAAATTGCAGAGATAGAGCATGCTTTGAAACGTGGAGATTTAGAGAAGATCTCAGAGATTGCAGAAATTGCTAAAACCAGCAGACTTCGACAGTTTGATGTTGACCACAATCCTTTGAGCGAAACACAAATATATGAGGAACATAAGGCAGCTTATGAGAAGTTCTCTGAACGGTGTCTGGATGTTGCAAATTATCCTTGCATATCATGTGACAAACTGTGCTACCGGAGAGAATGTTCACACTTAAATAGTTTGCGCATTTTGCCCAACAGCTGTGAATGGCAGGCTTTGCTGGAGTATAATGAGAACAGACGAGAATACAATGATGGACTGCCCAAAGGATATATATGCAAATATTGCTTGAATTATTTCAGACAAGCAAAATTCCCACCACGGTGCATATTAAATGGGTTGCAGTTTGGAGATATTCCAGAAGAGATATCCATACTAAATGCTTATGAGAAAATATTAATACAGAGGGCAAAATGTTTTCAGACGGTGACCAGGATGGGAACAGTTGCAAAAAGGCAGATGCCTGCTAGCCACAAGATTCAGAAGGTAACTGGAGCAACATTTCACTTGCCGTTACCAATTGAAGAAACATTGAAAAGATTGCCTGAACCACAGCAAGCACTTCCAAATCATGGTGAACTATTCATTTTAATGCGCAGTATACCAAGTAAATCCAACGTTATTTGGCAGGACCTTGTAGATGTGAACAAGGTGTACAATGCTCTTCTAAAGTTGAAAGAAATCAATCCACTGTATGCTTTGATTCAGCTTCCTGGAACTGCAGAAGAACTAGAGATTGGTAGCCTAATTGATGCAGGGTCATATGGAGAATTACTTGCAACATCCGGACAGGCTATGGTAGAAGAAATTGCTGAGCATGAGGAGCAATCATACTATGAGCAATATACAATTAATCCATTGCATGCCCCAAGAGAAAACAAGAAGGCCACAGCACTCTACCAAATGCTTAAAATAAATGAAGCTCCTCTTGACAGCCGTATGAAAAATCTGGATATGTTATGTTTCCCGGATTTGTACCCACATGGTATTGGTGGACAGAGGTGTCAACGAGAAGTGCCGTTAAGTGCAGCAGAGTACGTTAAATGCATTTTGCAATCACGTGATCCATGTTTTAGACTAAACCAACAACTAATCTTTTATTTAAATAATCAAGCTACACTGCGACAAATTGCAAGTGGAATTTACCACAAACTAAAAGTGATTAGGCCAAGTGAACGGCTAACTGCTTCCCGATGTCTAGAAATGCTGTTGTCAGAAGAAATAGAGGGCAGCTTAACCACGATATTTGCACGTGTGCGTAATACCGAATCGTTTTGGACCAGATATCGCAATGATCTTAACTGTATGTCACTTCATTATGGCCCACCTACATGGTTTATCACATTAAATCCTGGGGAATGGTTGTGGGATGATCTTCGGGCTTATTTGATAAGTATAAACTCCAGTTTCTCTACAATGTCCATAAGTGAGATGATCGTCACAGACCCAGTGTCCGCTACTAGATTTATTGATAACAAGTACAAAGCTATTTATGATTTTATTCTTAGTGATAGTCAACCTTTGGGTCCTGTATGTGCTCTTGGTGCAAAGCGTGAATATCAAGGGAGAGGTTTACAACACAGTCATGCAGAGGTGTGGGTAGAAGGAGCACCGATAATTGGTGAAAGCACAGATGAAGAAATTTGTGAGCAAGTATGTCACGTGTCAGATCCCTGA